A genome region from Clupea harengus chromosome 7, Ch_v2.0.2, whole genome shotgun sequence includes the following:
- the LOC105891664 gene encoding alpha-(1,3)-fucosyltransferase 7 — MKLRKACTWLALALLSLMLSTYMVLLYFLDLPKLTGNSHGWHRNISILLWHWPFNRPYPLEGDVCLDMYSIPRCLLTDNRSRFDQADVVVFHHYELEMAHQKLPLHLRRPPAQKWVWLSLESPAMKNISAYNHLFNWTMTYRQDADIFMPYGRMIPQRTNESFLIPKHRSCLASWVVSNYNSHHNRSRVVLQLRKHIRVEVYGSSYRRPLAREQLLPTIARCHFYLAFENAISKDYITEKLWRNAFQAGAVPVVLGPPRSNYEAFVPRDSFIHVNDFNSTEELASFLKRLATDKAQYELYFKWHKEHAIHVYSDWRERLCHICKRYNELPSFKVYHDLQGWAWQ; from the coding sequence ATGAAACTGAGAAAAGCCTGCACGTGGTTGGCGCTTGCCCTGCTGTCCTTGATGTTAAGCACATATATGGTATTGCTATACTTTCTGGACTTGCCCAAACTGACAGGAAACAGCCATGGCTGGCATCGAAACATTTCAATCCTGCTGTGGCACTGGCCCTTCAACCGCCCCTACCCGCTGGAGGGAGATGTCTGCCTCGATATGTACAGCATTCCACGGTGTCTACTCACCGACAACCGCTCGCGCTTTGACCAGGCGGacgtggtggtttttcatcatTATGAGCTCGAAATGGCCCACCAGAAACTTCCGTTGCACCTGCGGCGCCCGCCGGCTCAGAAGTGGGTTTGGTTGTCGCTAGAATCTCCGGCGATGAAAAATATCAGTGCATACAACCACCTGTTTAACTGGACCATGACCTACCGGCAGGACGCGGATATATTCATGCCTTACGGGAGGATGATTCCTCAAAGGACAAACGAAAGTTTCCTCATTCCAAAGCACCGCTCGTGTCTCGCCAGCTGGGTCGTCAGCAACTACAATAGTCACCACAACAGATCTCGTGTGGTCCTTCAACTGCGTAAGCACATTCGCGTCGAAGTCTATGGCTCGTCTTACAGGAGGCCTTTGGCTAGAGAGCAATTGCTGCCCACCATTGCCCGCTGCCATTTTTACCTGGCCTTTGAGAACGCCATCTCCAAAGACTACATCACAGAGAAGCTGTGGAGGAATGCCTTCCAAGCTGGTGCGGTGCCCGTGGTTTTGGGACCACCTCGGTCTAACTACGAGGCGTTTGTGCCTCGTGATTCTTTCATCCATGTTAATGACTTCAACAGCACTGAAGAGCTGGCCTCCTTCCTCAAGAGGCTGGCTACGGACAAAGCCCAATATGAGTTGTACTTCAAGTGGCACAAAGAGCATGCCATTCACGTGTACTCAGACTGGAGGGAAAGGCTCTGCCACATCTGTAAACGCTATAATGAGCTGCCCTCTTTCAAAGTCTACCATGACCTACAAGGCTGGGCCTGGCAGTGA